The genomic region AAGCAAAAGGACAAGTTAAGCAAAAATTATCTCAATTTTATAATTTACCAAAAAAAGACTTATATGTTAAATTAGCGCATTTGCAAAGCCAATATGGTGATTTAGTTTTAAAACAAGAAGAAGCAATTAAAAAATTGTGGGAAAGTTATTATCCAGTTTATAATGAAATTCAACAAAAATATTTAAATAATTTTAAAACGTTGCAAAAAAAAGAAGCAGTTGTTACAAAAAAATTAAATCAGGAAATTAACGCTTTAAAACGTCGTCAACAACAAGAAATGCGCCAGTTTAAAGCGAAAAATCACCAAATAAAAAAAGACCTTAAATGTCAATTAAGAATAATTAATCGTCAGTTTAAAGCGGATGCTAAGGTCCAAAAAGAAGTGATAATGTTGAAACAAAATTTACAAAGACAATTAAGAGAAATGAAACAACAGTTTAATGTTGAATATAAAGCAATGCGGGAAAAAAATAAAACAAATATGCCACAATGAAAAAAGGAATTAAATCAAAAATTAGCGCATATTAGAAATACTGTTTCGGAAGATAATAAAATCTTAAAAACAGAATATCTTCGCCAAAAAAATGCTTATCAAATGATGCAAAAAGGAGGGAAAAATTAATGGAAGCAGTTTCACAATTATTTGCGAATGGTTCAGTCCTTTTTGTCGTATTATTAATTGCTGCGATGGCTGGTTTATATTCTGAACGAGCCGGAATTGTTAATATTGCCATTGACGGGATGATGATTATTGGGGCATTAGTGTATGCTTTATTAGGAAAAGTATTATCTCAATACGGTAATGGAATGCAAATTATTGCTTTATTAGTTGCCACAATTAGTGGGGGAACTTTTGCCTTATTACATGGTTTAGGTTCAATTACTTTAAAAGCGCAACAAGTAATTTCGGGAACAGCCTTAAATTTATTAGCAACTGGATTAGGATTATTTTTTGTAAGTACCCCCGCCTTAGCAGCGGGAAATATGATTCAAACCGGTTTTAGTACAATTGGAATTGATTCGTACAAAATTATTAATATTTTCCTAATTATTGCTATTGTCTTAGCCGGCTTTACCTTCGTTTTCTTCCGCTTTACCAAAACGGGGATACGTTATGTTGGCTGTGGGGAAAACCCAAATGTGGTTGATGCAGTCGGAATTAATGTGATTAGAACAAGATATAAAGCCGTGATTATTTCAGGATGTTTAGCGGGCCTGGCTGGCGCAATGTTTACCCATTATGTTTCAGGACAATTTCGTGGTGATGTTCAAGGACAAGGATATATTGCCTTAGCAATCATGATTTTTGGACAATGACGAATTCAATACATTACATTAGGAGCCGTTTTATTTAGTTTCTTAATTGCTTTAGCAGGAACATTATGACGCTTTGCTGGTTGAAATATTGCTGAACCATCGAATCAATTATTGAAAATTCTTCCATTTGTCTTAGCATTGATAACAATG from Spiroplasma endosymbiont of Polydrusus cervinus harbors:
- a CDS encoding ABC transporter permease — protein: MEAVSQLFANGSVLFVVLLIAAMAGLYSERAGIVNIAIDGMMIIGALVYALLGKVLSQYGNGMQIIALLVATISGGTFALLHGLGSITLKAQQVISGTALNLLATGLGLFFVSTPALAAGNMIQTGFSTIGIDSYKIINIFLIIAIVLAGFTFVFFRFTKTGIRYVGCGENPNVVDAVGINVIRTRYKAVIISGCLAGLAGAMFTHYVSGQFRGDVQGQGYIALAIMIFGQWRIQYITLGAVLFSFLIALAGTLWRFAGWNIAEPSNQLLKILPFVLALITMIAFSKYSKVPKASGIPFDKSLR